Proteins found in one Pelobates fuscus isolate aPelFus1 chromosome 10, aPelFus1.pri, whole genome shotgun sequence genomic segment:
- the AP3M1 gene encoding AP-3 complex subunit mu-1 gives MIHSLFLINGSGDIFLEKHWKSVVSRSVCDYFFEAQEKAGDVENVPPVIPTPHHYLISIYRDKIFFVSVIQSEVTPLFVIEFLHRVADTFQDYFGECSETYLKDNVVVVYELLEEMLDNGFPLATESNILKELIKPPTILRSMVNSLTGSNNMGETLPTGQLSNIPWRRAGVKYTNNEAYFDVIEEVDAIIDKSGSTVFAEIQGVVESCVKLTGMPDLTLSFMNPRLLDDVSFHPCVRYKRWESERVLSFIPPDGNFRLMSYRVSSQNLVAIPVYVKHNISFQDNSSSGRFDVTVGPKQNMGKTVEAIVLTVHMPKVVLNMNLVPTQGTYTFDPVTKVLNWDIGKILPQKLPNLKGIVSLQSGVPKPEENPSLNINFKIQQFAISGLKVNRLDMYGERYKPFKGVKYLTKAGKFQVRT, from the exons ATGATCCATAGCCTTTTCTTGATCAATGGCTCTGGTGACATATTCCTGGAGAAACACTGGAAGAGTGTGGTGAGCCGTTCAGTCTGCGACTACTTCTTTGAAGCCCAGGAGAAAGCAGGGGATGTTGAAAATGTTCCTCCTGTTATCCCCACACCACATCACTACCTTATTAGTATCTACAGGGATAAAATATTCTTTGTGTCGGTAATCCAATCTGAAGTGACTCCTCTTTTTGTAATTGAGTTTCTCCACCGAGTTGCCGACACTTTCCAG GATTACTTTGGTGAATGCTCTGAAACATACCTCAAGGATAATGTCGTGGTAGTGTATGAGTTATTGGAGGAAATGCTGGACAATGGATTCCCTCTGGCTACGGAGTCGAACATCCTCAAGGAGCTGATTAAACCACCAACAATCCTGCGATCTATGGTCAATTCCCTCACAG GGAGCAATAACATGGGAGAAACACTACCCACAGGACAACTCTCCAACATTCCCTGGAGGAGGGCAGGAGTCAAATATACTAACAATGAGGCATATTTTGATGTCATTGAGGAAGTGGATGCCATTATTGACAAATCAG GTTCCACAGTGTTTGCAGAAATCCAAGGAGTGGTGGAGTCTTGTGTCAAGCTAACTGGGATGCCCGACCTTACTCTCTCTTTCATG AACCCCCGGCTCCTGGATGATGTTAGCTTCCACCCCTGTGTCCGATACAAGCGCTGGGAATCAGAGCGGGTTCTGTCTTTCATTCCCCCTGATGGCAACTTCCGGCTGATGTCCTATCGTGTCAGCTCACAGAA TTTGGTGGCAATTCCAGTATACGTGAAGCACAACATTAGCTTCCAAGATAATAGCTCGAGTGGAAGATTCGATGTGACTGTAGGCCCTAAGCAGAATATGGGAAAGACCGTAGAGGCCATTGTCCTCACTGTGCACATGCCGAAAGTAGTGCTCAACATGAACCTCGTGCCAACGCAAGGGACGTATACATTTGATCCAGTTACTAAG GTGCTGAACTGGGATATTGGCAAGATCCTCCCACAAAAGCTCCCAAACCTTAAAGGAATAGTCTCCTTGCAATCCGGTGTTCCCAAACCAGAAGAAAATCCCAGCCTCAACATTAACTTCAAGATTCAGCAGTTTGCAATATCAG GACTGAAGGTGAATCGCTTGGATATGTACGGGGAGAGATACAAACCTTTCAAGGGAGTTAAGTACCTCACCAAGGCAGGCAAGTTCCAGGTGCGCACATAA